The sequence CagcagcagctgggtcagggctGTTCGCCCCATCAGAAAGGTAATCATCCTCATTGTTCTGCTTCATCTTGGTTTCCAGAACCGTGATGCGCTGCTTAAGCTTTTGCTGGGCCCCCGTGTACTCAGCTAGCAGGCGGCCAAAGCGAGTGTATAAGGTCTCCATGTTGGTCTCCAGTTGTTCTAGCTTCTCCTGCACATTTACCTCCATGTTGGCTGCCGTCTCATTCTCATCCAGCAGCCCCTCCTTTATCAAGATCTCTCGGCCTCTCTCCTCCAAGACCTTCTTGGCATCAGGGTACTCAGTCACTGCTTCCATAAGATCATCCTTGGACAAGCAGAAGAGATCTGAGTAGCCCAGGCTGCGGATATTGGCTGTGCGTCGATTGCCCATTTTGCTACCCTTAATGTTAAGGATACTGATCTCTCCAAAGCAACTCCCAGCAGAAAGCAGGGCATACTGAGTGACACCATCATCAGCCACCACTGCCAACTTGCCCTCCTTGATTATGTACATCTCTTTGCCAATATCCCCCTTGCGGCAAATGTAATCCCCAGGGCTGAAGACCTGAGGACGAAGCTTCAATACCAGCTCCACCAGCAGGCCAGCCTCACAATCCTGGAAGATGCGTACTTTCTTGAGTGTGGATAGGTGGACATTGATGGCTATCTCAGCCCTCAGCTTGGCTGGCAGGTTTTTGAGAACTTCCCGCTCATCCACACTCTTCTGATTGGTCCACAGGTAGTCAAACCACTTAATGACCTTGGCTTCCATCTCCTTGCTCACTTTGCGAAACTGCATGTAATGTTTGACTGCATCGATCTTGGCCTGGAACTCGGCCCGGGTGGCATTCATGTTGGAGATCATGGAGCCCACATTTCCAACGATTGTGGCAAAGATGAGGACGCCAATCAGGAAATCAAATATGACAAATAGGTACTCCTCATCCTTTACTGGGGGTGGTGTTTCCCCAATGGTGGTGAGGGTCAGTGTAGACCAGTAAAGGCAGTATATGTATTCCCTAGCCAGGTAGCCATACTCAGGGTCAGTGATGTTGGGATAAACCCAGGTATCAACCCCAAAGCCAATGGACTTGGAGATGGCATAGTAGATGCAGGCATTCCAGTGAATGATGACCAAGATGTAGAGAACCAGGTTGCTGATGCGGAAGATATTGGGGTAACTGGTGCGTGTTTCAGTGCGGTCAAAGAATTCAAACATGCGGGCAAAGTGTAGCAGGCGGTTAAAGCGCAGCTCAGGGCTGTGGATGCCCACAGCAAAGTAGACCAGGTCTGTGGGAATGATAGAAGCCATATCTAGCTTGAACTGCAGAGTGTGGATATAGTTGTCCCGCAACTTCTTGGTATCTTTGACGAGCAGCCCCTGCTCTAGGAAACCTAGTAGAGATGCAAACCAACATATCACCTCTGCTTTCAGCCCTCTCCCTCCTGATAGGCTAATACTCTGCAAGGGACAACCTGTTCACTCAACTCTCCTTCCCAAGGAGGAGTATAGGAAACTCATGTAGCAGGGATGGCCAGAAAGACCTCAAGAGAGCATCCCCTGGTCTGTAGCTCACTAGGCATGTGAGGACCATGAGATTCAAAAAGGGGCAGGCACCAACCTAAGTCCCAGCCAAGCAGTTGAGTCTAAACTTGTGTTGAGAGAGCTTCTTGGAATTTTGGACTCAGGCCTTTGGACATATGAGTCATGCTCCTGCTTGTGCATTTCAGTTGCTCACTTACCTGTGCGCAATCGGACGAAGAGGTCGGCAATATAAACCGCATCTGAGTAGTAGTCCAGCACCAGCCACACTAGATAGTAGTCTTTCTGTAGGTCACTGAAGCAGGCTCTATAGGAAAACAGGGCTGGGCTTTTCCCCTCAATTCCAAGCCAAGTTCCCCTAGAGGCCCCAAACTGAGTGCCCATTGTGTGCAAAGCATGGGATGGCTACCAGGGGAACTGATGAGTCACAGTCAGCCTGTTGCTTAGCCAAATccttgctgaatgaatgactggGGTGGGGGACGGTGGGTGGAAAATGTTATCAGGGAATGCTAATGTAGAGATTGGCTTTGGAACTGAGACTGCAAGAAGAATCTCCATAGGTTGAAAATGGAGAGAGGAAATTTTCTCTTGAGAAAATAGCATGTTGTGATCTTAAAATAATGAATGCTGGGGGTGGGTATTCCAGAAGGTGGAGCTAGAGAGAAGGCCAGGTCCAGAGGGCCTTGAAGGCCATGCTGAGGGCTTAAACTTCATCCTGTGGGCAATAGGGGGCCATGAAGAGTTTGTGAGGAGGGAGTGACATAATCAAATCCCAGTTTCTACCAACCACACTAGTTGCAAGTGTAGAGAATGAGCTGGAGAGGTCAAGAATGTCTGCAAAGAATGGGTGTAGGGCTGTTGTTgtgccagggagagaggaggtaGCCTCACCTAGGACAGTATTGGTGGGATAGAGAAGTAGAAACAGATTACAGACACCAGAAAAAAGGATAAAAGGATAAACATAAAACTGTTGTAGCATATTAATTGAGAGGGGTGGGCTTTAAATAGGGCAGTAAGAGGCCTAGGGTAAGCTCTGTGTCCACAGCTGGGACTGGTATGCTCTCAACCCCTGGGCCTGAGGATTGGAGTGCTTTGGCCACCACTTCCCAGACCCTCCCTATTTACCTGGCCACAAGCAAGCACCAGTTGTAGAGAACAGGCATGGCAATGACAAACAGCCAGCGATAGTACCAGTCCCCAGCTGGGTCCAAGACAAATAGTTCACATTTCTTCCTAAGGAGACAGAAAGAGGCCAGGCTTGTGAATCAGGCACTCAGTGTGGCAACACCCCCACTCCCAGAGGTCAGGGGTCCCTAAAAAGCAATGCCTAAGGGGATGTGCAGGGTGAAGGGCAAGTTGACTTAAGGCCCTGTTTTTCAGAGAGCCACAGCCTGGTACTGGATATCTGAGCAGAGCTCAGATGGGCAAAGGACACTCCTTTTCCTATTTTAATCCCCCATAGGCCCATTGGCTCTCAGATCCTCTGAAGTCCCCATGCTAAGAGGGAATGACAAGGAGTAATGCTTTTATTTGGGTGGGCCTCAGAGCCTGGTGAGGGACTTCCACAGGATTGTAATGAGGGCTCAGGACCTGTTTTTACAATCCTCCCGGGAAGAAAGAGGAACACCAAGCAAGTGAGTGCCAAgtgcttcctgcccaccctgccctctcTCTTTGCTGCCTGGCCTCCAGCCCCCAAATCACTTTCCCAGATGCTGTATCCTGCCTTGGCAAGAACTCTTATCCTACACTGGCCAGAGGTAGGGAATGTCGGCTTGGCCAGACATCTGCAGTCGCCTACTCATTCCTCCAACAACATATcctccagctctgccttctctattctccccacccccttttgctCAATTATTTCTAGGCTTTCCCTGCCAGTGAGCCTCCAGCATGGCCTCTTCAAAGGCCCACCTCTGCGCCCACATTGGCACTGGTATGGGCACACTCTCAACAGCACTCTGTAACTGTGCCCTACTCTATGTTTACTTGCTGCTGGAATAGAAGCTGCAATtgagccctccctctgcccacactCAGGTGTCCTTGATACTTGCTTCATGAGAAAAGAGAGGACATCTGGCAAGGGGCAGCTTAGGGGAAAAGCCACTACAGGCTCCTATAGCAAGTGGGTCACTGGCTATTGTAAAAGCTATTTTCTGGGACAATGGAAATATTCTAGAGTTAAAACTGTAACAGATCTCCTCTGCCTACCCCATTCCCTGCCATGGCAGGGCTTGGTATATAACCCAATCTGCTCATGGTGACATAAGAAACCCCACCGAGCCCTCCAATTGGATGTTTGGGAGCCCTTCTAGTCCCACAGGTTGGATAGATATACTTGGTGCCCTTGCCCTCGTCGTCCTTGTCGCCTTTGCCATCCCCTTGTTGTGTTGTCACGGTCTGGAGCTCAGGACCACGGAAACGCTCAAGGAATGAGTCAGGCCTATTTTCCTCCTCCCGGAAATTCTTGTTGGCCCACTCTCTAATGACCCCCATCAGGCGGACGATCCTAGAGGTGAGAGAGGAATGATAAGTCAGAAAGAACTGTGTGTTCAGAACCTGTACTCAGGAGCTCAGTGTCTGATGAGGGAGATGGGAAATGGGCCAAGTCATTCTTTTCCAGTGCCAAGAACTGGGATCAAGGCCAGTGCTgaggccagggagctgggacTCAGACATGACTTGGAATGCAGCCTTAGGGGAAAGAGAAGACTTCCTGTAGGAGGTACCATCTCAGTTAATTGTTAAGAACAAATAAGAGATCTCCAAGACAAGATGGAGGTTGTGCTAAGAGAGGACAGGCCAGAAAGATGGTTATTCCAAGCTTTCCGATTTCCCTATGAAACCTACAGCTCTGGACTTCAGATCTCAGGGCCCTCTATGTAGGCCCCTCTGTGGGAAGTATCTCTCCCTCCTGACACAGAGACAGGTAAGTCTAAAGAGAAGCCTCCTCTGGCCACTCCAAGGTTGTTCAAAGGAGCATACTCAGGAAGAAAGAGTTGAACTAGAATAGCACTGACAGCGTTTCCCAAATGTCTCCGTGGGAAGGTCCAGTGGGACTGAAAGAAGGAAAGCCATGGTATCCACTTTGCCAGTGCCTGTGGGCAGGAGGGGATAGCATCAGGGCCATGGTGGAACCCACCTGCGAAAACCACCCCTCCCTCGCTGGGGGGCATCCATCTCTGCCAGTCTCTGCAGTTCTGAGGAGGTGTCATCTTCAGCCGCAGACTCTGGCCTACAGAGGAAGAAGCAGTTGACCAAAGGTTCTCTAAGCATACCTTGTCTCCTATCAGCACTGTCTTCTCTTATGACTTGCCTAGACATCCCATGGTTCCTTGAGAGGATGTTCTTGAGTCAAAGATTTCTCTGTGACAATGAGGCAGAGCTTAAGGACATAGCAGCCTCCAGGCCATCTCTGAAATGTTGCTGACTCACCTGCTACTCTTCCTGTGGTCATCTTTGCCATTGGCCTTGATAGCAGTAGGTGCATGATGGTTGTGGTTATTGGCTGGGGAGCTCTTTACACCATTAGATTTTTCTGTCATCCTGCATGTACAACTGGGATCCTCACCTGCCAAGGAGAGGGCAAAGAGTAAGGTCACAGAGGACCCTGACACCCATATAAGTCAGGAGAGCGGAAGGTGAGCAGTGAGAAGAGAACCAGGGCCCACCTGGAAAACACCAGCACAACTTACTGATTTGCAGTGCAGGGCAGGGGGACACAGCATTGCCTAAGTGCCAGTCTCTAAGCACCAAGAAGATGATACTGCTCTCTCTATTCTGATAGGTCATTAAAAAAGGCAACcgatgttaaatttaaaaatgtgtttctttttcttttactccaGTGAAGCCTTTGACTGTGAACTATCAGAtataatacaaaacaaacaaaaaactgtttaAGCCATCTTCTCTTGCTTTGATTTGAAGATGTGTGGCACATGTTTAGGTTACTGAGCACCTCCAAAGCAGCCCTGCCCCAAAACTCCTGCCCCATGAGAGGAGATATATCTCCTTGGCCCAAAGAAGCTGCCACCCAACCCCCCAGCTCTCTGGTTCTCCTATCCCAAGATCATCCCAGAGTTCATGCTCCTCAGGTAGGAGTCTCATCTCTCATTGACTTTTTCAACCAGAGTTCCTTCTTTTCAATTCAAATCACATTTGCTCCAGCACCTTCAAATAATGTTGCTCAAGCTGAGGGACAGAGAGGAGCCCCATGGGTGGGGAAGGGcatgaggaggagagaagggagagctcCAATAGGCTCCACAGGCAATGGTCCAAGTCAGGACTCTCTCTCTTTAGGGCTATGAGAAGTCTTGGAATGACTGATAAGGAACATGACAAGGACAGCATTATATTCTAGTAAGATCATTGTGGCTGCTAGATGGAGACTGGATTATAGGGGAGCAAGAGCAGAAACGATGTGGTAGGGAAAAGGCTAGAGAAGAGGGTACCGCTGAAGTCTGAGACAAGGCAGAGTGGAGAAATATTTAGGAAGTAAAAAGAACAGGACTCAGAGAAGGATTGGGTGTAGGAAACAAGGGAGAGCAAGTGGGTGGCATCATTCAGGAAGAGAATACAGAGTGAAGGTCCAGGACAGAGCCCTGGACAGCACCAATATTTAAGAGTTGAGTAAGGTAGGAGATGTCCACAAAATAGACTAAGAAGGAACAACTTAAGAGGAGAAAATCCAGAAGAGAGACAGGAGATTGTGTTCCACAGTGTCTGCCATGGAGTCAGGGAAGCTGGGGCAAAATAGATTCCTAGCAACTCTTCTCTGCTGAGGCTGATTGGTATGCCCCCACCAGATTTGGCCAGAACACCTGCCAAATTGCCTGTGGTCCCTATGCTGGAGCAAccctggcccccgcccccacctcttgTTCCAGCTTCTGGAGCTGTCACCATGGTGATAGCAGGCATGTCAGCCTCTGTGGTGAGTGGTAATAACAAACAACTTCAGAGATGCTCTGGCAGCTCTCTGTGGGACTATAGCACTAGGATGCTAATAAGGGCACCTGAGGCAGAGGAACCTGTTTGGACCCTAGAGGCAGCAGACCATGGAGACAGAAACTTCCAAGCAACACAAACAAAGCTGGGGCCACTCATATTGATCAGGGTTTCAGATCTGGCCTCTGGAATCTTGAAGGTTAAGAAGGGTTATATCACAGTGAATGAAGGGCAGTGGTAGAGGAATATCAGTCAAAGGCAAGTCCATTGCAGGGATATAGGGAAGCTGGATCTAGGCTGGAGTGTGAGCTGTGCTTGCAAAAATAAGACAAAGGAGACCAAGGACAGCCCAGGGAAGTTGCAAGCACCAGGCAGAGAACGTGGGACAGTCTCTCGCTGATAAAGAGACAGTACAGGCCCTGCCTGCCAGCATTTGGCTTCCTCCCCTCCTTACTGATAATGGGCAATAGCAGTGACCCTGATCCCACAAGAGGGTAGCTAAGGTGCCATGACACCATTTATGCCTTCTCTAAGGTTCTGGCACCAAGAGAGATTCTTCTCCCATGATCCCGGATCCTTCTCTGCCAGGAACAAGCCCTTCCCTGAGTCTGACTGCCAGAAGCAGCTATTTTGCCACACACACTCTCCTGCATCAGAACTGCTCCCTCAGATCACTTGCCAGGAAACAGGCCAGCGGTTCTCATACTCTCTCCAAGAAACCTCATTTAGTCCCAAGTCTTCAGTTACCATCACATTCCAAATGAGGCATCTCTCCCAAGCTCCCCACCCATATCTACAGCCACTGCTCTTTTTTGGCACCTCAAACCCAACATAGCTAAAACTGAACTTGACACCCTTAATTACAAATTGGCTTCTCTTCCAATGTACCCACCTCCTAGAAgggcctgccctctgcccagtcCCCCAAGCCAGAAAACTGGATGTCAACCATACTTCTTGTTTTCCTCAACCATCACATCCAAGTAGCCTCTGTCCTCAGTCAATTGTCCCCCAGAGTGTCAAAGATCTGTCCAACTACTGCCTTCTGTACCCTAGGCCCTGTTCTGGTCTCGAGCATTCACTGTCACTCCATGTCTGCTGCAGCACTCTCTGACTGACCCAGCACTCACTGGGGTCTGTACTAGAGGGGAGACATGGACACAATTAGGGTTTGCTGGAAGTTAAAGCTCTCAGAGGGAGATAAGCCAACCCTCCCTCCATAGCATAAGATCAGAGAAGGAGGTTGAGGGGAGAGTTCTAAGAAGCTGCAAAGGTGGCCGATGGCTTGAAGAACTGACCAAGTGAAGGAAACTGAGGAAGACAGGTCTCAGGGAAAAGAGTCTCAGGAAAAGGAATCTATAGGGCCAACACCCTGCCCCCATGTCAGGAAGAGCAAGGCTGCCTATAGAGATGAGAGCTGGAGGAGTCCTGCATCCACCAACAGAGGCCTCACTGGTGCCCTTATGCAGAGCAGCCTCAGGAGTGGTGGGAAAAGAAGACATCTTTTTTAGGGTTTCAGAATAAGTAGTAGGAGGTGAGGAAGAAGAGATAGAGAATGTATCTGACTCTTTTTAGAATGCTGAATGAGTGAAAAAAGGCAAAGATAAGGTGGAAACTGGATCACATGAGGTTGCAAAAAGTTctctgtgtttctatttttttttttatccttttacgGACAGGAGATAACAAAACAAGTGTAAAGGTTTTGAGGAGGGAttcaatagaaaattaaaatatttgtgctTGTGACCAATTCCAGTTAAGGTTGGAGCTCATGAAAGATGGATATAATGGGTGGATTTGTGTATGAGAGTTGGGGAGAGGAGACTTATCAAGCACACAGGGGAAAGGGCCACTGAAGAACAGGCTAAGAGAGGAAAAGGTGATAGACAAAGATTTTAGATAGGAGAGGGGTGCAGTGAGAGACAGTTGAAGAGGATCACTCATATAAAACCTCAACATTCTCAGTTATATGGGAGAGGCATCAGACAGCAATAGATGCAGACTTTGGAGGAAGCCAGAAGGTTTATAATAGCTTCTGTGGGGTTGCATAGGGGAAACCAAACAAGTGTGAGGGTAGGACTGGAATGGGCGAGGAAGACATCAGACCATGTCGTTGACAAAGAGAAGAAAGGTGGGCAGAGGTCCTAGATGGAAAGTGGAATCCTCAAGAAGGGAGACTTTTAAACCAACAGTAAGGCAAAGTGCTTCTGTTAATAGCCCAACATCAATTATTATACTTTTGGGTCTCTTTAATCCTCATCCACAAATTAAACAGCCAGTCCAAGACTTTTATAGAAAATCCAGCCTGATCCAAGAAGTGTCTTGGACCCTGGTTGAGAGCATTCTGAAGACAATTCCTTTAGAGATGGTAAGGCCAGGAACAAAAGGAACAAGTTAGTCATATACCCAAGAATAGAAGAGCTACTAACTTCCAGTTTGCAACTCTTTTAAAAGTTCACTGTTGCCCAATGCTCTTTTTTTCACTCAAGCAGTCCATACATATTCCCAAGGCATCTGTTGTGCACCAAGTCAGTGCTAAGTGCTGAGGTTAGGGAGATGAATCTGTCAGTCTCTGACCCCAGTGTTGCtccaagaataaaagagaaaacagccAGGAATACAGTTCATCCTCAGAGTCACTTGTTTTTTCAGTAGCATTTGACAGTTTATCCACTCTCTCCTTGAAATAATGGGTTCCTTCTCCTGGTTTTCCTCCTGCCTCACTGGCCACTTCTCTATAGTGTCCTCTGAAGAAGCCCCTTCCTCTTTCCAAACTGTAAAGTTTGGAGTGTCTTAAACTCAGTCTTTGGATGGAATCCTTATCTTTTatgtcttcatttcctcatccaatcttgTATGCTTATGACTTGCAAATTTATAATACCAGCTCAGTCTATCCGTTGAACTCCAGATTGCCTTTCTGACATTACCACTAGGATGTTGAATAGGTATCTCAGGCTGAATATGTCCAAAATTGAGCTCTTAATCTTCCCCTCCAAACCTTATCCTCCCATGCTCACCTGTATCTTAACAAAGGCAATGTCATTCTCCCATTTATTTGAGTCAAAAACCTAAAAGCcatccttgactcctctctttcATGTCCTCACTCTCTACCTATGCAAATTATGTGAACTTCACCTTCAATCACTGTATCCAATCACTTTTCACTATCTCTATCATTAACACCTTAGTTCAAAATACCACCTTTTCTCCTTGCCTGGCACATGGTATATGCTCAAAAAGTAAGTTTTTCATGTAGTCTATTACTCAGCTTAGGCTTCTACTACAACAATTAGCTGATTTTAAAGGAATATACAACACTTCTGAATTTGGACAAGACAGAATAACAGGAACCAGACATGCTCTCCAGAATAAAATAGCCAAACTTAGGCAAAATACATGAAACagctatttttaaacattagaCATTAGGCAACAATAAGCAGTGATGCCTAAGAAACAGGAAGCAAATGAAGTGAGCCCTACAATTGCTCCAGATTATTCTCTCATGAGAGTTTCCAGGCCATGGCACAGAAAGAGGAAACTCAGGTGGAGCCTGACAGATTCCCTGGAttgagaagacagagaagagaaccCAAGGACACCAAGGCAACTAGAGTTTGCAAAGCAGAATACTGGAAAAGAGAGCTGCACAGAGAGAGAATTCTGGAGATTTTCAGAGAATCCTCTCAAGTACTCAGCACACTCTATGAGGAAGCTAGCCATACCTGAGGAAagaaccacccccccccaaaaaaaaaaaaaaaactagagtcctatccctatccctaatcCAAGGCTTGAAATAGTCTCTGATGCTACCAACTAGACTGGAAAACCTAATGATTCACGGGGTATTGGGGAGTGGATCCAGAAGTGTCTTGCATCTATAATGGGAACAAATCTcaaaaaatggttttcttttcctttttatttaaattttattgagagagagagagagagagagagagagagagggagggagagagagagagattgaaaacatcgactggttgcctcccgtatgcaccctgacctggatCGAACCCGTAACCTGGATATGTGTCTTTACAGCGAATCAaatctgccaccttttggtgtacaggacaacactccaaccagctgagccataccagccagggctgtgttggattgttgtttgtttttgtttttttatcattatttatttttattttttcaaaaatgtttttagaaataaaagaagtatCCAGCACCCAACAAGGGGAAACTCAGTGTGTGTGGCATCCACTCAAAAACTTACATTCCTATTATTTGATCTAGAAATTGCAGGAATATACATAGTTTGTCCATAATAAAGAGGAAACAATCTATCAATCAAAATAAACCCAGAACTGACACAAATATAAAATTGCCAGACAAGGGTATTAAAACACTTAATATAACTGCATTCTATATACTCAAAATGTtaggtaaaattataaaatataaaaaaggattATGGGATATATAAAAAAGACCCAAATCAATTTTCTAAAGATGAAAACTACATATTTtgagatgaaaaatatattagatGGGATTCATTACAAATTGGATACCATAGAAGAGGAgattaatgaaatttaaaacaatacaataagccctagctggtttggttcagtgaatagagcattggactgcggactggaagttcccgggttcgattctggtcaagggcacatgctcagattgcaatctcagtccccagtagggggcatgcaggaggcagccaatcaatgatactctttcatcattga comes from Eptesicus fuscus isolate TK198812 chromosome 1, DD_ASM_mEF_20220401, whole genome shotgun sequence and encodes:
- the CNGA2 gene encoding cyclic nucleotide-gated olfactory channel; amino-acid sequence: MTEKSNGVKSSPANNHNHHAPTAIKANGKDDHRKSSRPESAAEDDTSSELQRLAEMDAPQRGRGGFRRIVRLMGVIREWANKNFREEENRPDSFLERFRGPELQTVTTQQGDGKGDKDDEGKGTKKKCELFVLDPAGDWYYRWLFVIAMPVLYNWCLLVARACFSDLQKDYYLVWLVLDYYSDAVYIADLFVRLRTGFLEQGLLVKDTKKLRDNYIHTLQFKLDMASIIPTDLVYFAVGIHSPELRFNRLLHFARMFEFFDRTETRTSYPNIFRISNLVLYILVIIHWNACIYYAISKSIGFGVDTWVYPNITDPEYGYLAREYIYCLYWSTLTLTTIGETPPPVKDEEYLFVIFDFLIGVLIFATIVGNVGSMISNMNATRAEFQAKIDAVKHYMQFRKVSKEMEAKVIKWFDYLWTNQKSVDEREVLKNLPAKLRAEIAINVHLSTLKKVRIFQDCEAGLLVELVLKLRPQVFSPGDYICRKGDIGKEMYIIKEGKLAVVADDGVTQYALLSAGSCFGEISILNIKGSKMGNRRTANIRSLGYSDLFCLSKDDLMEAVTEYPDAKKVLEERGREILIKEGLLDENETAANMEVNVQEKLEQLETNMETLYTRFGRLLAEYTGAQQKLKQRITVLETKMKQNNEDDYLSDGANSPDPAAAEKQ